Part of the uncultured Desulfobacter sp. genome, GCGTTTCAAAAAACTGCTCGAATTAAGTTTTATGGCCGAAGAATCCATTGATGTCTTGGCAGAGTTTGCTCTGGCCGAAGCCTGTACGTTAACCCAAAGCGAATTTGGATATCTGGGGTTTTTAAAGGACGACCAGGCCGATTTGGCCACCTATCTTTGGCCCAAACAATTGGTGACTCAAGGTGATGCCGGGGAGGAGGCGTTGGCCTGTAACATGCAAGACACCGGCCTTTGGGCTGAAATTGAAAACGCCGGCGGTGTTTTGGTCATCAACGATTATGAAAATTACAATCCGTTTTCCAAGCAAAAAAAATTTCCGGGAAATGTCCGGATTACCCGGCTGTTGCATTCCCCCGTTTTTGAAAATGACAAGATTGTGGCATTGATCAGTGTGGGAAATAAACGAGCGGATTATAATGATTCAGACGTTCGTCAGCTGCATTTGATGATGGATGGGATGTGGAAAATACTTCAGGGAAAAAAAGCCCAAATCCAATTAAAAAAGAGTGAAGAGCGATATCGGCTGCTTGCGGAGAATGCCACCGACACAATCTGGATCATGCAATATCCGGATTTGACATTACGGTATATCAGTCCTTCGATAGAATCGCTTTTAGGGTATTCCCCCGACGCGTTTCTCAAGCTGGAATTTAGGGACTATGTGACCGAAAATTCATTAAATCAGGTGTCTGTTCTTGTCGCAGAAGGACTTGAAGAGGACATTGGCGACGGTGTTAAATCAAAGGGGTTAAAGGCTGCCGAACTGGCGTTGATAAAAAAGGACGGCACAACCATTTGGGTGGAAATTTCAGCCGGGTTCTTGAGAAATGACCAAGGTGAACCCGATGGAATATTAGGGATATCCAGGGATATATCAGATCGTAAACGTGCCGATGAAGCGTTACAACATGCCACGGAACTGATGCGCGAAGCCGGGCGAATTGCAAAGGTCGGTGCCTGGAGCATTGATATTTCAAGCCAGGCAATCACATGGTCGGATGAAATGAATGTGATCCATGAAAGGCGGGCCGATTTTCCCCCGACGCTTGATGAAGTGACCCGCTTTATCGCACCCGAATGGCGGGAAAAAATTTTGGACATTTACAACCGGTGTGTTGGTGAGGGCCAACGCCTTGAAGAAGAGTTCGAAATTATCACGGCCAAAGGACGCCGCCGGTGGGTCCATGCCACCGGAGAAGCCATAAGGGATGAGAGCGGAAACATCACCCGGGCCATCGGGGCGCTTCAGGATATTTCAGACCGGGTACAGGCGGATGAAGAGAGAAAACAACTACAGCTGCACCTTGACCAGGCAAGAAAAATGGAGGCCATCGGGATTCTGGCCGGGGGCATTGCCCATGATTTTAATAATATTCTTTCCGGCCTGATGGGGTTTACCGATCTTGCAATGCATGAGGCAAAAGAGAACGAAACCCTTAAACGGTATCTGAACCAGGTCACGTCCGCCAGTCTGCGGGCCAGGGATCTGGTTCGGCATATTCTGACGTTCAGCAGAAAATCCGAGGTTGAAAAGCAACCGATTATCATTAATCCTGTTATCAAAGAGTCGTTAAAGTTTATGCGGGCCTCTTTGCCTGCCGGCATCGAAATCAAGTATGATTTAAGGCTTGAACATGGCCGGGTGTTTGGTGATGCAACCCAGATATATCAGGTGCTGATGGACCTTTTTACCAACGCCGGCCATGCAATGAAAGATCACGGCGGGGTTCTGGATATTGTTCTGGACCGTGTTAAACTTGATGATACCCAGCCCGGATTTTTGGGAAAGATTTCTGCCGGGGAGTTTATTGAACTGGTTGTCTCGGATACCGGATGCGGGATCCATAAAAAATACCTTGACCGCATTTTTGACCCCTTTTTTACGACAAAAGCCCGGGGGGAAGGGACCGGGATGGGACTTGCCACCGTATACGGCATCGTAAAAGAGATGGGCGGGGGGATATCTGTTTACAGTGAGGTCGGGGTCGGCACAACCTTCAGAATTTTATTGCCGGAATATGATCAGGGTGCGGCGGTTCAAATTGACGTCAACACGGAACTGAAAAAAGGCCGGGGTAATATCCTGGTGGTGGATGATGAAGCGGCGATTGCCGAAAGTTCCTGTGACATTTTGAAATTATTAGGGTATTCCACTGTTATGCAGACAGACAGCCTCAAGGCTGTTGAACATGTGAAAAACAACCCGGCCCATTATGATTTGGTCTTGACCGATATGACCATGCCCCATCTTGACGGGTTTGGGCTGGCAAAACAGATCAAAAAGATCAATCCGGAAATTTGCATTGTTCTGGCCACAGGTTTTAGCCATAATCCGACAAAAGAGAAGTGCAAGGATGCCGGTATTACGAATATGGTGATGAAGCCCATGACTGCCGGTGAGCTTTCATCGGTCGTTGAAAAAGCTATGAAAAAGAGCCAGGGGGCGATATCGTCCAGCGGCTCTAAAGTATAATTTAAAATAAAACCGGGAAGTAGGCTAACAGCGTATTGTGACGTTCATTTAAAAATAAGAATAAAAGGTTCATATGTTCCGTATATTGATTATTGATGATGATCCGAATATCTGTTTGTTTTTTGAAACGCTTCTTGAAAAAATGGATTGTGAAACATATACGGCAAAAACAATTAATGAAGCAAAGGCATTAAGCCGACGAAATGAATTTGACATCATTTTGCTTGATTGTGAACTGCCCGACGGCAATGGGCTTGATATAATGCCGGATTTTGTAGCGCAACCGTCTTCACCTGAAATAATTATCATTACGGGCAAAGGCGATGCCAGGGGGGCTGAAATTGCTTTTAAGAACGGTGCGTGGGATTTTGTGCAGAAACCATTTCGCCTTGATGATGTCAGCGTTCCCATTCAAAGGGCCCTGCACTATCGAAAGGAGAAGCTTTCATCTCCTGAATTGATCATTCTGAAACGGTCGAAAATTATCGGGGAATCTGCTGCCCTGAAAAGATGTCTGGATGAGGTGGGCAAAGCCGCCTCGACCGATGCCGGCGTTCTGGTCACCGGGGAAACAGGAACCGGCAAAGAGCTGTTTGCCAAAGCGATTCATGAAAACAGCAGGCGGGCATCAAAACCGTTTGTGGCGGTTGACTGCGCCTCGCTCACCGAGTCATTGATTGAAAGTACCCTGTTCGGCCATGAGAAGGGCGCCTTTACCGGGGCAACATTTAAACAGGACGGTTTGATTATCCAGGCGGACGGCGGGACGCTGATGCTTGACGAAGTCGGCGATTTACCGTTGTCGATCCAGAAAGCCTTGTTAAGGACGCTCCAGGAACGATCTGTCCGCCGCCTTGGGGGGAAAAAAGAGATAGGCGTGGATATCCGTCTGATTTCCGCCACAAATCTTGACCTTGATCAACTGGTCAAAGAAAATCTTTTCCGGGAAGATTTTCTGTATCGCATCAGGGCCATGGAGATTCATCTGCCCCCGCTGCGTGACAGGGCAAACGATATTGAAGAGATCGTTTTAAAAAAGGTGCATGA contains:
- a CDS encoding PAS domain S-box protein, translating into MNTAQETLKPDPESNDGFATREKISDSHGIPLSLYTTQVVSVLGLLGVFIFRGSVTICVGILIFTILVSIYLTRQLVCIERRRRQAETEKELDELRFKKLLELSFMAEESIDVLAEFALAEACTLTQSEFGYLGFLKDDQADLATYLWPKQLVTQGDAGEEALACNMQDTGLWAEIENAGGVLVINDYENYNPFSKQKKFPGNVRITRLLHSPVFENDKIVALISVGNKRADYNDSDVRQLHLMMDGMWKILQGKKAQIQLKKSEERYRLLAENATDTIWIMQYPDLTLRYISPSIESLLGYSPDAFLKLEFRDYVTENSLNQVSVLVAEGLEEDIGDGVKSKGLKAAELALIKKDGTTIWVEISAGFLRNDQGEPDGILGISRDISDRKRADEALQHATELMREAGRIAKVGAWSIDISSQAITWSDEMNVIHERRADFPPTLDEVTRFIAPEWREKILDIYNRCVGEGQRLEEEFEIITAKGRRRWVHATGEAIRDESGNITRAIGALQDISDRVQADEERKQLQLHLDQARKMEAIGILAGGIAHDFNNILSGLMGFTDLAMHEAKENETLKRYLNQVTSASLRARDLVRHILTFSRKSEVEKQPIIINPVIKESLKFMRASLPAGIEIKYDLRLEHGRVFGDATQIYQVLMDLFTNAGHAMKDHGGVLDIVLDRVKLDDTQPGFLGKISAGEFIELVVSDTGCGIHKKYLDRIFDPFFTTKARGEGTGMGLATVYGIVKEMGGGISVYSEVGVGTTFRILLPEYDQGAAVQIDVNTELKKGRGNILVVDDEAAIAESSCDILKLLGYSTVMQTDSLKAVEHVKNNPAHYDLVLTDMTMPHLDGFGLAKQIKKINPEICIVLATGFSHNPTKEKCKDAGITNMVMKPMTAGELSSVVEKAMKKSQGAISSSGSKV
- a CDS encoding sigma-54 dependent transcriptional regulator, producing MFRILIIDDDPNICLFFETLLEKMDCETYTAKTINEAKALSRRNEFDIILLDCELPDGNGLDIMPDFVAQPSSPEIIIITGKGDARGAEIAFKNGAWDFVQKPFRLDDVSVPIQRALHYRKEKLSSPELIILKRSKIIGESAALKRCLDEVGKAASTDAGVLVTGETGTGKELFAKAIHENSRRASKPFVAVDCASLTESLIESTLFGHEKGAFTGATFKQDGLIIQADGGTLMLDEVGDLPLSIQKALLRTLQERSVRRLGGKKEIGVDIRLISATNLDLDQLVKENLFREDFLYRIRAMEIHLPPLRDRANDIEEIVLKKVHELSNRYNLEPKAISKQLLDALMSNSWPGNIRELLNVLEYILASAGSDPTLVPKHLPPNYRLSSLSFEEPDIQADAQSMVDEVLDSDADFPSLNACREQLEKNYLTRLMEKAGGDRKTACRLSGVSQARLYALLSKYDLPGFGSYQN